One stretch of Aeromicrobium fastidiosum DNA includes these proteins:
- a CDS encoding GMC family oxidoreductase → MGQESFDYIVIGSGSAGGVVAARLSEDPQVSVLMLEAGPQDDDEMIHMPLGFSTLFKTKWDWNYETTHQKHLAGRRAYWPRMKALGGCSSMNAMIYIRGNHADYDEWRDAHGAEGWGYDDVLPYFKKAETNTRLGNPFHGTDGPLHVEDRRYDHELSTAFVEAGVAAGLKRNDDFNGAAQEGVGLYQVTCKKGRRWSVADAYIRPAEDRPNLTILTEAFATRIMLEGNRAVGVAYTRGGESFVVRADAEVVLSGGTINSPQLLMLSGIGPGAHLREMGIDVAVESSGVGQNLQDHPVSGVLSYTKDTTDIAEMLGLGNLVKWRATGKGPLGSNVAEVGAFLASRDDLDLPDIQLHVAPTGFYDNGVHEPTRRALTTAVTLVNVQSKGHIRLRSADPTWHPEIEPGYFDDRADLDAMISGYRRTLDILREGPIARYIDEPWIPATAEPTDDDIIETIGRHGQTLYHPVGTCAMGTIEGSVVDAELKVHGVEGLRVADASVMPRVPRGNTNAPTIMIGEKCADLIKAT, encoded by the coding sequence ATGGGCCAGGAGTCCTTCGACTACATCGTCATCGGATCGGGCAGTGCCGGCGGGGTGGTCGCGGCTCGGCTCTCCGAAGATCCGCAGGTGTCCGTCCTGATGCTCGAGGCAGGCCCGCAGGACGACGACGAGATGATCCACATGCCGCTGGGCTTCTCGACCCTGTTCAAGACCAAGTGGGACTGGAACTACGAGACGACCCACCAGAAGCACCTGGCCGGACGCCGTGCCTACTGGCCGCGCATGAAGGCCCTCGGCGGCTGCTCGTCGATGAACGCGATGATCTACATCCGCGGCAACCACGCCGACTACGACGAGTGGCGCGACGCCCACGGCGCCGAGGGGTGGGGCTACGACGACGTCCTGCCGTACTTCAAGAAGGCCGAGACCAACACCCGTCTGGGCAATCCGTTCCACGGCACCGACGGGCCCCTGCACGTCGAGGACCGCCGCTACGACCACGAGCTCAGCACCGCATTCGTCGAGGCCGGCGTCGCCGCAGGCCTCAAGCGCAACGACGACTTCAACGGTGCCGCGCAGGAGGGTGTCGGCCTCTACCAGGTCACGTGCAAGAAGGGACGGCGCTGGTCGGTCGCGGACGCCTACATCCGTCCGGCCGAGGACCGTCCCAACCTGACGATCCTCACCGAGGCCTTCGCGACCCGCATCATGCTCGAGGGCAACCGCGCCGTCGGCGTCGCCTACACGCGCGGCGGGGAGTCCTTCGTCGTGCGGGCCGACGCCGAGGTCGTCCTCAGCGGAGGGACGATCAACAGCCCGCAGCTCCTGATGCTGTCGGGCATCGGACCCGGCGCACATCTGCGCGAGATGGGTATCGACGTGGCCGTCGAGTCGTCCGGAGTGGGGCAGAACCTGCAGGACCACCCCGTCTCCGGCGTGCTCAGCTACACCAAGGACACCACCGACATCGCCGAGATGCTGGGCCTCGGCAACCTGGTCAAGTGGCGTGCCACGGGCAAGGGGCCGCTCGGCTCCAACGTCGCCGAGGTGGGGGCGTTCCTCGCCTCCCGCGACGACCTCGACCTGCCCGACATCCAGCTGCACGTGGCCCCCACGGGCTTCTACGACAACGGCGTGCACGAGCCGACGCGGCGGGCGCTCACGACGGCGGTCACGCTCGTCAACGTGCAGAGCAAGGGCCACATCAGGCTGCGGTCGGCCGACCCGACGTGGCACCCCGAGATCGAGCCCGGCTACTTCGACGACCGCGCCGACCTCGACGCGATGATCAGCGGGTACCGCCGGACGCTCGACATCCTGCGTGAGGGGCCGATCGCCCGCTACATCGACGAGCCGTGGATCCCCGCGACGGCCGAGCCGACCGACGACGACATCATCGAGACGATCGGTCGACACGGCCAGACGCTCTACCACCCCGTCGGCACCTGCGCGATGGGCACGATCGAGGGCAGCGTCGTCGACGCCGAGCTCAAGGTGCACGGCGTCGAGGGCCTCCGGGTCGCCGACGCGTCCGTCATGCCGCGGGTGCCTCGCGGCAACACCAACGCCCCCACCATCATGATCGGCGAGAAGTGCGCCGACCTCATCAAGGCCACCTAG
- the menD gene encoding 2-succinyl-5-enolpyruvyl-6-hydroxy-3-cyclohexene-1-carboxylate synthase produces MSEQTSVGVARRLVMQLLAHEVNDAVLAPGSRSGPLALALAAADDQGLIRLHVRVDEREAGFLALGLAKASRRLVPAVTTSGTAVTNLHPAMLEASHAGVSVLAVTADRPGHLRGTGANQTTDQRRIFPGVDFIDRVNAITGRVQHLNLELDEPLIEPVEWEFPTNSSVVGFSAPGDSIRLDLGPRTVVVAGDDARQPARVVARDARWPLLAEPSSGSRNGEALVAYRQLLAHSPLAGQVERVVSFGHATLTRPVSRLLARTDIPIVHVGSQATFPVPAGPNVTFTGGVEVEAADDGQWLDEWLAADALATAAIDGLTAGTHYELARAVNAAVPPGGLLFVGSSSPIRDLDLVARPYPVGDKRLIIANRGLAGIDGVLSSAIGAALGRPSSRAIAYVGDLTFLHGSNGLLIGPGEPRPDLTIVVASDDGGSIFTTLEQGAPDYAASFERVFATPTGADIGALCAGYGVAHRVVEVPDVAAALAEDVTGIRVLEVPVDRTGRRELDARIAASVAAALAR; encoded by the coding sequence ATGAGCGAGCAGACCTCGGTGGGAGTCGCCCGCCGTCTCGTGATGCAGCTCCTGGCCCACGAAGTCAACGACGCGGTGCTCGCGCCCGGATCGCGCTCGGGTCCCCTGGCCCTGGCCCTGGCCGCTGCCGACGACCAGGGGCTCATCCGTCTGCACGTGCGGGTGGACGAGCGCGAGGCCGGGTTCCTCGCGCTGGGTCTGGCCAAGGCCTCGCGGCGTCTCGTCCCGGCGGTGACCACCTCCGGCACCGCGGTGACCAACCTGCACCCGGCGATGCTCGAGGCGTCGCACGCAGGCGTCAGCGTCCTGGCCGTCACTGCCGACCGCCCCGGGCACCTGCGGGGCACCGGGGCCAACCAGACGACCGACCAGCGCCGCATCTTCCCGGGAGTCGACTTCATCGATCGGGTCAACGCGATCACCGGCCGTGTGCAGCACCTCAACCTCGAGCTCGACGAGCCGCTGATCGAGCCGGTCGAGTGGGAGTTCCCGACGAACTCATCGGTGGTGGGCTTCTCGGCACCGGGCGACTCGATCCGCCTCGACCTCGGCCCGCGCACCGTCGTGGTCGCGGGCGACGACGCCCGCCAACCCGCCCGCGTCGTGGCTCGCGACGCCCGCTGGCCCCTGCTGGCCGAGCCGTCCTCGGGTTCGCGCAACGGCGAGGCGCTCGTCGCCTACCGCCAGCTGCTGGCGCACTCGCCGCTGGCCGGCCAGGTCGAGCGGGTCGTCAGCTTCGGCCACGCCACGCTCACGCGTCCGGTGTCGCGGCTGCTGGCCCGCACCGACATCCCGATCGTGCACGTCGGCTCGCAGGCGACCTTCCCCGTCCCTGCCGGACCCAACGTGACGTTCACGGGCGGCGTCGAGGTCGAGGCTGCGGACGACGGTCAGTGGCTCGACGAATGGCTCGCCGCCGACGCGCTCGCGACCGCCGCGATCGACGGACTCACTGCTGGCACGCACTACGAGCTGGCCCGCGCGGTCAACGCCGCCGTGCCGCCGGGCGGCCTGCTGTTCGTCGGCTCGTCCAGCCCGATCCGCGACCTCGACCTCGTGGCCCGCCCGTACCCCGTGGGCGACAAGCGGCTGATCATCGCCAACCGCGGCCTGGCCGGCATCGACGGCGTGCTGTCGTCGGCGATCGGCGCGGCCCTCGGTCGTCCGTCGAGCCGGGCGATCGCCTACGTCGGCGACCTGACGTTCCTGCACGGCAGCAACGGCCTGCTGATCGGGCCGGGGGAGCCGCGACCCGACCTGACGATCGTGGTGGCCTCCGACGACGGCGGCAGCATCTTCACGACGCTCGAGCAGGGCGCTCCCGACTACGCGGCATCGTTCGAGCGGGTCTTCGCGACGCCGACGGGTGCTGACATCGGCGCGCTGTGCGCCGGCTACGGCGTCGCGCACCGGGTCGTCGAGGTGCCCGACGTCGCCGCGGCGCTCGCCGAGGACGTCACCGGCATCCGGGTGCTGGAGGTGCCGGTCGACCGGACAGGCCGTCGCGAGCTGGACGCCCGGATCGCGGCCTCGGTCGCTGCCGCGCTGGCTCGTTGA
- a CDS encoding aldehyde dehydrogenase family protein produces MTATLDPTTATDAPVETFDSLNPSNGDLVGTYPVASKADVDAAVARAREAAGWWGSLSFAERAEHLLTWRSVMTRRIAQLADLSHRETGKPHGDAQLEIVLAIDHVAWAAKNAKKVLGPHKVKSGLLMANQASTVEYKPLGVVGVIGPWNYPVFTPMGSIAYALAAGNTVVFKPSEYTPGVGQWLADTFAEVVHGRPVLQVVTGLGATGNALCTADVDKLAFTGSGATGKKVMAACADNLTPVIIEAGGKDSLIVDEDADLTKAAEAALWGGMSNAGQTCIGTERVYVHEKVFDSFMTEILDQAKGLRAGADEGAKIGPITMPSQIDVIRRHIDDAIAQGADVALGGADAVGERFVQPTILTHVPESSTAITEETFGPTLAINPVRSMDEAIELTNATSYGLAGAVFSKSKGMEIARQIRSGMTSVNSVIAFAGVPTLPFGGVGQSGFGRIHGPDGLKEFTYAKAITRQKFKPVMMLTSFERTAKDDGRVAQLMTLLHGGKQTLK; encoded by the coding sequence ATGACCGCCACGCTGGACCCGACCACCGCCACGGATGCACCGGTCGAGACGTTCGACTCGTTGAACCCGTCCAACGGCGACCTCGTCGGCACCTACCCGGTCGCGTCGAAGGCGGACGTCGATGCCGCCGTCGCGCGGGCGCGTGAGGCGGCCGGCTGGTGGGGGTCGCTGTCCTTCGCCGAGCGTGCCGAGCACCTGCTCACGTGGCGCAGCGTCATGACCCGCCGCATCGCCCAGCTCGCCGACCTCTCGCACCGCGAGACCGGCAAGCCGCACGGCGACGCACAGCTCGAGATCGTCCTCGCGATCGACCACGTCGCCTGGGCCGCCAAGAACGCCAAGAAGGTGCTCGGACCGCACAAGGTCAAGTCGGGCCTGCTGATGGCCAACCAGGCGTCGACCGTCGAGTACAAGCCGCTCGGCGTCGTCGGCGTCATCGGGCCGTGGAACTACCCGGTCTTCACGCCGATGGGCTCGATCGCCTATGCGCTGGCCGCCGGCAACACCGTCGTGTTCAAGCCCAGCGAGTACACCCCCGGCGTCGGCCAGTGGCTCGCCGACACGTTCGCCGAGGTCGTGCACGGCCGCCCCGTGCTGCAGGTCGTCACGGGTCTCGGTGCCACCGGCAACGCGCTGTGCACCGCCGACGTCGACAAGCTCGCGTTCACCGGATCGGGCGCGACGGGCAAGAAGGTCATGGCCGCGTGCGCCGACAACCTGACCCCCGTCATCATCGAGGCCGGCGGCAAGGACTCCCTGATCGTCGACGAGGACGCCGACCTGACCAAGGCCGCGGAGGCAGCGCTGTGGGGCGGCATGTCGAACGCGGGCCAGACCTGCATCGGCACCGAGCGCGTCTACGTCCACGAGAAGGTCTTCGACTCGTTCATGACCGAGATCCTCGACCAGGCCAAGGGGCTGCGGGCCGGAGCCGACGAAGGGGCCAAGATCGGGCCCATCACGATGCCGTCGCAGATCGACGTCATCCGCCGGCACATTGACGACGCCATCGCCCAGGGCGCGGACGTCGCGCTCGGCGGTGCGGACGCCGTCGGTGAGCGGTTCGTGCAGCCCACGATCCTCACGCACGTCCCCGAGAGCTCGACGGCCATCACGGAGGAGACCTTCGGCCCGACCCTCGCGATCAACCCCGTGCGCAGCATGGACGAGGCCATCGAGCTGACCAATGCGACGTCCTACGGCCTGGCCGGTGCGGTGTTCTCCAAGTCCAAGGGCATGGAGATCGCGCGGCAGATCAGGTCGGGCATGACCTCGGTCAACTCCGTCATCGCCTTCGCCGGCGTCCCGACGCTGCCGTTCGGCGGGGTCGGCCAGTCGGGCTTCGGCCGCATCCACGGCCCCGACGGCCTCAAGGAGTTCACCTACGCCAAGGCCATCACGCGGCAGAAGTTCAAGCCCGTCATGATGTTGACCTCGTTCGAGCGCACCGCCAAGGACGACGGACGCGTCGCCCAGCTCATGACGCTCCTGCACGGGGGCAAGCAGACGCTGAAGTAG
- a CDS encoding o-succinylbenzoate synthase, which produces MQPRTFSIPMPTTFRGITRREGMLLEGPAGWAEFSPFLDYDARESAPWLAAAIESAEREWPTPLRDRVPVNCTVPAIGPEHAAAIVRRSGCSTAKVKVAEKGQTLADDIERVEAVRDAIGPRGHVRVDANGGWTVDGAVSAIAALNLAAHGLEYVEQPCASVEDLAAVRRRVGVPIAADESIRRADDPLRVARLGAADIAVLKVAPLGGVHACLRIAEQIGLPVVVSSAVDTSIGLAAGLALAAALPELPYACGLATTSLLDGDVVASPLVPVDGSLPVGRQSLDLAAYDLVAADGETDARWQARLSAVRAVLA; this is translated from the coding sequence GTGCAGCCCCGTACCTTCTCGATCCCGATGCCGACGACGTTCCGCGGCATCACCCGGCGCGAGGGGATGCTTCTCGAGGGCCCTGCAGGCTGGGCGGAGTTCAGCCCCTTCCTCGACTACGACGCCCGCGAGAGCGCCCCGTGGCTGGCCGCGGCGATCGAGTCGGCCGAGCGCGAGTGGCCGACTCCGCTGCGCGACCGGGTGCCGGTCAACTGCACCGTTCCCGCGATCGGGCCCGAGCACGCGGCTGCGATCGTCCGCCGCAGTGGCTGCTCGACGGCCAAGGTCAAGGTCGCCGAGAAGGGCCAGACGCTCGCCGACGACATCGAGCGCGTCGAGGCGGTGCGCGACGCCATCGGGCCGCGCGGACACGTGCGGGTCGACGCCAACGGCGGGTGGACGGTCGACGGTGCGGTCAGTGCGATCGCCGCGCTCAACCTGGCCGCGCACGGTCTGGAGTACGTCGAGCAGCCGTGCGCGTCGGTCGAGGACCTCGCCGCCGTCCGCCGCCGTGTCGGCGTGCCGATCGCCGCCGACGAGTCGATCCGCCGAGCCGACGACCCGCTGCGCGTCGCCCGGCTCGGGGCCGCCGACATCGCGGTTCTCAAGGTCGCGCCACTGGGCGGGGTGCACGCGTGCCTGCGTATCGCCGAGCAGATCGGGCTCCCGGTCGTCGTCTCCAGCGCCGTCGACACGTCGATCGGGCTCGCCGCCGGGCTGGCCCTCGCCGCGGCGCTGCCCGAGCTGCCGTACGCCTGCGGACTGGCCACCACGTCGTTGCTCGACGGGGACGTCGTCGCGTCGCCGCTCGTCCCGGTCGACGGATCCCTGCCCGTCGGTCGGCAGTCGCTCGACCTCGCCGCCTACGACCTGGTCGCGGCCGACGGCGAGACGGACGCCCGCTGGCAGGCCCGTCTCTCAGCCGTCCGGGCGGTGCTGGCATGA
- a CDS encoding helix-turn-helix transcriptional regulator, with translation MMDGMANHRAPSTPLVGRDRELGLLLALAGVTAPDARDVVLLGGDAGIGKTRLLRELGAAASDAGHRVMAGHCLDLGDSALPYQPFAEAFAGLSDDDRDELAARFPAVGPLLPWPTPAPGPGVERAELFASVVAALDSLADAGPVLLVIEDAHWADASTRHLIRYVLAQRFRGAVHVVVSYRADDLHRRHPLREALAEWVRLPRVRRVELEPLADADVVDLVRARATAELPPDAMSAVVRRSGGNAFFVEELLDAGLADHRSALPETLADLLLVRLERLDDATRRLVRAASVTDGREGFGALAAAAGLTDDQLDVALGSAVDHKVLRRAGDDYAFRNALLGEALRDDLLPGERRRIHVAFLEALTDEAPPATIARHALAAGRRETAFTATVRAAEAAGRVAGYDEAAQHYERALELIDAAPPGTDEIDLVIDAADALVTSGQLLRALGLLRDHLAALATDVHRDCHGRLLVAIGNTSYFANLDADAEEASVRAIEVVPEGATTLRGEVAALRARVLSNRRHDREAAEWGEQALQIGEQLRVDAIVFDAKATLTRIMARTGDAPGQSVTAFRELIDASRASGHVLGELRGLNQLAFVLLNAGQLDAADEAFTEGMRRAAETGWSWGPYGFDGRFFGALIAYLRGRWDDAVALCHVDGGAPAQFESYLAAISLLVAAGRGETSQVERTLPHRAMWRLDEASAIHSTSALIELSAAAGDLAGARQHYDDLVELHRRAWDSPEFPATIRLVALLVGRYADAVQVLDRSARQSLVDQLPGLADDVDRVVVATPSLGPEARAWQLRVRAEMARLRWLAGLEAGAGTDAAAAGELVEAWRGVRAAFVELGDPYESARSAARLAAVLATSGGDAEASALVAEARQAAERLGARPLLAQLDLLVPRPARSDVDLTPREREVLQQVALGRSNGEIGSRLFISTKTVSVHVSNILAKLGAAGRTEAAAIARRRGLIDEG, from the coding sequence ATGATGGACGGCATGGCCAACCACCGTGCTCCGTCGACGCCGCTGGTGGGTCGCGACCGCGAGCTGGGTCTGCTGCTCGCACTGGCAGGAGTCACCGCGCCCGACGCCCGCGACGTCGTGCTGCTCGGCGGCGATGCCGGCATCGGCAAGACCCGTCTGCTGCGCGAGCTCGGTGCCGCCGCCAGCGACGCGGGCCATCGGGTCATGGCCGGTCACTGCCTCGACCTCGGCGACAGCGCCCTGCCCTACCAGCCGTTCGCCGAGGCGTTCGCGGGTCTGTCCGACGACGATCGTGACGAGCTGGCGGCACGGTTCCCGGCCGTGGGCCCGCTCCTGCCGTGGCCGACGCCCGCCCCGGGACCCGGCGTCGAGCGGGCCGAGCTGTTCGCGTCCGTCGTCGCGGCCCTCGACTCGCTGGCCGACGCGGGTCCCGTCCTGCTGGTCATCGAGGACGCCCACTGGGCCGACGCCTCCACGCGCCACCTGATCCGGTACGTCCTGGCCCAGAGGTTCCGCGGCGCGGTGCACGTCGTGGTCAGCTACCGCGCCGACGACCTGCACCGTCGCCACCCGCTGCGCGAGGCGCTCGCCGAGTGGGTGCGGCTGCCGCGGGTGCGTCGCGTCGAGCTCGAGCCGCTCGCCGATGCCGATGTCGTCGACCTCGTGCGGGCACGGGCCACCGCCGAGCTGCCACCCGATGCGATGAGCGCCGTCGTGCGACGCTCCGGGGGCAACGCGTTCTTCGTCGAGGAGCTGCTCGACGCAGGCCTGGCCGACCACCGCTCGGCGCTGCCCGAGACCCTGGCCGACCTGCTGCTGGTGCGGCTCGAACGGCTCGACGACGCCACGCGGAGGCTCGTGCGGGCCGCCTCGGTCACCGACGGACGGGAAGGCTTCGGGGCGCTCGCCGCTGCTGCCGGCCTGACCGACGACCAGCTCGACGTCGCCCTCGGATCGGCCGTCGACCACAAGGTGTTGCGGCGCGCGGGCGACGACTACGCGTTCCGCAATGCCCTGCTGGGCGAGGCGCTGCGCGACGACCTGCTGCCGGGCGAGCGACGTCGCATCCATGTCGCGTTCCTCGAGGCGTTGACCGACGAGGCTCCGCCCGCGACGATCGCGCGGCACGCCCTGGCCGCCGGCCGACGCGAGACGGCCTTCACGGCCACGGTGCGGGCGGCCGAGGCGGCCGGCCGCGTCGCGGGCTACGACGAGGCGGCCCAGCACTACGAGAGAGCACTCGAGCTGATCGACGCCGCCCCGCCCGGCACCGACGAGATCGATCTCGTGATCGACGCGGCCGACGCGCTCGTGACGTCCGGCCAGCTGCTGCGGGCACTCGGCCTCCTGCGCGACCACCTCGCGGCCCTGGCGACCGACGTCCACCGCGACTGCCACGGTCGCCTGCTCGTCGCGATCGGCAACACGAGCTACTTCGCCAACCTCGACGCCGACGCCGAGGAGGCCAGCGTTCGGGCCATCGAGGTGGTGCCCGAGGGTGCGACGACCCTGCGCGGCGAGGTCGCGGCGCTGCGGGCGCGCGTGCTGTCCAACCGGAGGCACGACCGGGAAGCGGCCGAGTGGGGCGAGCAGGCCCTGCAGATCGGCGAGCAGCTGCGTGTCGACGCGATCGTCTTCGATGCCAAGGCCACCTTGACGCGCATCATGGCGCGCACCGGCGACGCGCCCGGCCAGTCGGTCACGGCGTTCCGTGAGCTCATCGACGCCTCTCGCGCATCTGGGCACGTGCTGGGCGAGCTGCGCGGACTCAACCAGCTGGCGTTCGTGCTGCTCAACGCCGGACAGCTCGACGCCGCCGACGAGGCCTTCACCGAGGGCATGCGTCGTGCCGCCGAGACGGGCTGGTCGTGGGGTCCGTACGGCTTCGACGGCCGCTTCTTCGGTGCGCTGATCGCCTACCTGCGTGGCCGGTGGGACGACGCCGTCGCCCTGTGCCACGTCGATGGAGGCGCTCCTGCGCAGTTCGAGTCCTACCTGGCGGCGATCTCGCTGCTCGTGGCGGCTGGCCGCGGCGAGACGAGTCAGGTCGAGCGGACCCTGCCCCACCGTGCGATGTGGCGACTCGACGAGGCCTCGGCCATCCACAGCACCTCGGCCTTGATCGAGCTCAGCGCCGCCGCTGGCGATCTCGCCGGGGCCCGACAGCACTACGACGACCTGGTCGAGCTGCACCGACGCGCATGGGACTCCCCGGAGTTCCCCGCGACGATCCGGCTGGTCGCGCTGCTGGTGGGCCGCTACGCCGATGCCGTGCAGGTCCTCGACCGCAGCGCGCGGCAGTCGCTCGTCGACCAGCTGCCGGGTCTGGCCGACGACGTCGACCGGGTGGTGGTCGCCACGCCGTCGCTCGGACCCGAGGCTCGGGCGTGGCAGCTGCGGGTCCGTGCCGAGATGGCCCGCCTGCGCTGGCTGGCGGGCCTCGAGGCCGGAGCAGGGACGGATGCGGCCGCGGCCGGCGAGCTGGTCGAGGCCTGGCGGGGCGTGCGCGCCGCCTTCGTCGAGCTCGGCGATCCCTACGAGTCCGCGAGATCGGCTGCTCGTCTGGCAGCAGTGCTCGCCACGTCCGGCGGCGACGCCGAGGCGTCCGCGCTGGTGGCTGAGGCACGGCAGGCTGCCGAGCGGCTCGGGGCACGTCCCCTGCTGGCTCAGCTCGACCTGCTCGTGCCGAGACCGGCGAGGTCCGACGTCGACCTGACGCCGCGCGAGCGCGAGGTGCTGCAGCAGGTCGCCCTCGGTCGCAGCAACGGCGAGATCGGCAGCAGGCTGTTCATCAGCACCAAGACCGTGTCGGTGCACGTCTCCAACATCCTCGCCAAGCTCGGTGCCGCCGGACGCACCGAGGCGGCCGCGATCGCACGTCGCAGGGGGCTGATCGACGAGGGCTGA
- a CDS encoding SGNH/GDSL hydrolase family protein → MTFHRFVALGDSFTEGVGDPDETRPNGVRGWADRVAEVLAGDDFTYANLAIRGRKLLPIVDEQIEPAVAMSPDLVSIYAGANDVLRPRIDVDVLIEAYDAAIGRLTGAGALVVMFTAYDPGGSPVFGALRGRFAIYNELVREVADRHGATLVDFWRLRDYRDDRLWDGDKMHMSAAGHQRMAIAVLDALGVDHDLAPLRLDERPVLSASDRRAANLEWARSHAGPWVKRRLTGTSSGDGLAPRWPQLAPVVAAG, encoded by the coding sequence GTGACCTTCCACCGCTTCGTCGCGCTCGGCGACTCGTTCACCGAGGGCGTCGGCGACCCCGACGAGACACGTCCCAACGGGGTCCGCGGCTGGGCCGACCGGGTCGCCGAGGTCTTGGCCGGCGACGACTTCACGTACGCCAACCTCGCGATCCGCGGCCGCAAGCTGCTGCCGATCGTCGACGAGCAGATCGAGCCGGCCGTCGCGATGTCGCCCGACCTGGTCAGCATCTACGCGGGTGCCAACGACGTGCTGCGTCCGCGCATCGACGTCGACGTCCTCATCGAGGCCTACGACGCCGCGATCGGACGGCTGACGGGCGCCGGTGCGCTCGTCGTGATGTTCACGGCCTACGACCCCGGCGGATCGCCGGTGTTCGGGGCGCTGCGCGGACGGTTCGCGATCTACAACGAGCTGGTGCGCGAGGTCGCCGATCGCCACGGGGCGACCTTGGTCGACTTCTGGCGGCTGCGCGACTACCGCGACGATCGGTTGTGGGACGGCGACAAGATGCACATGTCAGCGGCCGGGCACCAGCGGATGGCGATCGCGGTGCTCGACGCGCTGGGCGTCGACCACGACCTCGCGCCCCTGCGGCTCGACGAGCGTCCCGTGCTGTCGGCGAGCGACCGACGAGCCGCCAATCTCGAGTGGGCGCGTTCCCACGCCGGCCCGTGGGTCAAGCGGCGGCTCACCGGCACCTCGTCGGGCGACGGCCTCGCCCCGCGGTGGCCGCAGCTCGCCCCCGTGGTGGCGGCAGGCTGA
- a CDS encoding isochorismate synthase, which translates to MSHPAVDPRSGPLVVRSAPVADPGALLSLLPPDDAYAWVHGGDGLVGWGRAAELHTAGASRFADAAAWWRDLSARAVVRDEVGTPGSGLVAFGSFTFADDAEGSVLVVPEVVVGRRDGVTWITVIGTGIGAVPALVAGAPPRQPSGATFADGPVDSQAWQQLVAEAVTRIEADALDKVVLARDLVATLDEPLDVRAPLARLAADYPSCWTFHVDGFFGSTPEMLVRLERGLVTSRVLAGTIRRTGDDTHDLALAGSLARSSKDLEEHEYAVRSVADALAPHCTNMFVPETPFVLHLPNVMHLATDVTGVMKDGASALTLAASLHPSAAVGGTPTAEAVRLIAELEQLDRGRYAGPVGWIDARGDGEWGIGLRSAQVGDDGRTVRLFAGCGIVADSVPADELAESDAKLVPVREALS; encoded by the coding sequence GTGAGCCACCCCGCCGTCGACCCCCGCAGCGGACCCCTCGTGGTCCGTTCTGCACCGGTCGCCGACCCCGGTGCGCTGCTGTCGCTCCTGCCACCCGATGACGCCTACGCGTGGGTCCACGGCGGCGACGGACTCGTGGGCTGGGGCCGGGCCGCCGAGCTGCACACCGCGGGTGCCTCCCGCTTCGCCGACGCGGCCGCCTGGTGGCGCGACCTGTCGGCGCGCGCCGTCGTCCGCGACGAGGTGGGCACACCGGGCTCGGGTCTGGTCGCCTTCGGCTCGTTCACCTTCGCCGACGACGCCGAGGGCAGCGTCCTGGTCGTGCCCGAGGTCGTGGTCGGTCGACGCGACGGCGTCACGTGGATCACCGTCATCGGCACCGGCATCGGCGCTGTGCCTGCCCTCGTGGCCGGGGCTCCCCCGCGCCAGCCCTCGGGTGCCACGTTCGCCGACGGGCCGGTCGACAGCCAGGCGTGGCAGCAGCTGGTCGCCGAGGCCGTGACCCGCATCGAGGCCGATGCGCTCGACAAGGTCGTGCTGGCGCGCGACCTCGTCGCCACCCTCGACGAGCCCCTCGACGTCCGCGCTCCCCTGGCCCGTCTCGCTGCCGACTACCCCAGCTGCTGGACGTTCCACGTCGACGGCTTCTTCGGGTCGACCCCCGAGATGCTGGTGCGCCTCGAACGCGGACTCGTCACGTCGCGGGTGCTGGCCGGGACGATCCGCCGCACCGGCGACGACACCCACGACCTCGCCCTCGCCGGGTCGCTCGCCCGGTCGAGCAAGGACCTCGAGGAGCACGAGTACGCCGTGCGGTCGGTGGCCGATGCCCTCGCTCCGCACTGCACCAACATGTTCGTGCCCGAGACCCCGTTCGTGCTGCACCTGCCCAACGTCATGCACCTGGCGACCGACGTCACCGGCGTCATGAAGGACGGTGCCAGCGCGCTCACGCTGGCGGCGTCGCTGCACCCGTCGGCGGCGGTCGGCGGCACCCCCACGGCCGAGGCGGTCCGGCTCATCGCCGAGCTCGAGCAGCTCGACCGCGGACGCTACGCCGGCCCCGTGGGATGGATCGATGCCCGCGGCGACGGCGAGTGGGGCATCGGCCTGCGCTCGGCCCAGGTCGGCGACGACGGGCGCACCGTGCGGCTGTTCGCGGGGTGCGGCATCGTCGCCGACTCCGTGCCCGCCGACGAGCTCGCCGAGTCCGACGCCAAGCTCGTCCCCGTGCGCGAAGCACTCAGCTGA